The proteins below come from a single Mugil cephalus isolate CIBA_MC_2020 chromosome 7, CIBA_Mcephalus_1.1, whole genome shotgun sequence genomic window:
- the LOC125011160 gene encoding mitochondrial ubiquitin ligase activator of nfkb 1-A has product MSDFPVNPLVLIGVGSSFAFSGLFYHLYKEKKKELIKLKAIPIFKPDEHLVKVLQSSTHKRLQYVAVEGVVQADGEPLPSRFIPRCFGVIQKIAVEEHWKQWNSLTKTWNSQTKNRTETSNSVPFSLVNPEAYISDVHVKVQNPLEASGSLLERVYYKVKRAEEGLVNVMLQGMTGEKPVAMEESEELLRVGSTVTGFGEVVLEGGTAMRLQAPRDGRKYILVPTDHSSFIDRHEASASMWKTLTALTGLTGASLLASVIYNFVKKEDER; this is encoded by the exons ATGAGTGACTTCCCTGTAAACCCTCTGGTTTTGATTGGAGTCGGGTCCAGCTTTGCCTTCTCGGGCCTCTTTTATCATTTatacaaagagaagaagaaagagttgaTAAAGCTGAAG GCAATACCCATTTTCAAACCTGATGAACATTTGGTAAAAGTACTCCAATCATCAACCCACAAGCGACTCCAGTACGTCGCTGTTGAAG GTGTGGTCCAGGCAGACGGGGAGCCTCTGCCCAGCCGGTTTATCCCACGATGCTTCGGCGTGATCCAGAAAATAGCAGTGGAGGAGCACTGGAAACAGTGGAACTCCCTCACCAAGACATG GAACTCTCAGACGAAAAACCGAACCGAGACCAGCAACTCTGTTCCCTTTAGTCTGGTCAACCCTGAAGCCTACATCTCTGACGTGCATGTGAAAGTGCAGAACCCTCTGGAGGCCTCTGGGTCCTTACTGGAGAGGGTTTATTACAAAGTGAAACGTGCCGAGGAGGGCTTGGTGAACGTAATGCTGCAAGGCATGACCGGTGAGAAACCAGTGGCGATGGAGGAGAGCGAGGAGCTGCTGCGTGTGGGGAGCACCGTGACGGGGTTCGGGGAGGTGGTGCTGGAGGGAGGCACGGCGATGAGGCTGCAGGCCCCAAGAGACGGTCGCAAGTACATCCTGGTACCCACTGATCACAGCAGCTTCATCGACAGACACGAGGCATCGGCAAGCATGTGGAAGACACTGACTGCTCTCACAGGGCTCACGGGGGCTTCTCTTCTAGCCAGCGTCATTTACAATTTTGTAAAAAAAGAGGACGAAAGATAG
- the LOC125011187 gene encoding vasoactive intestinal polypeptide receptor-like, whose translation MLADISRGILLILSCILLRPVFSMQSQMCDMMKEIDKEREACMAQIENRTAGCNRTWDKITCWPSAEVGQVVTIPCPKYLFYFSRDVHTRNLSKTCTVDGWTPISMDSYIMDCGYNPNNTMDENTGDFFNAIKVGYTIGHSVSLISLTAAIIILCIFRKLHCTRNYIHMHLFVSFILKAVTVFIKDVVLYDVGETVNCQSPVGCRAVVILFQYGIMASYFWLLVEGLYLHALLAVSFFSERKYFWWYILIGWGAPTIFISAWVITKAYLNHPGCWEIIDDSPWWIIKTPILITILVNFFLFICIIRILRQKMNCPDIGRKESNQYSRLAKSTLLLIPLFGINYIIFGFIPEHVHPQVRMVFDLILGSFQGFVVAVLYCFLNGEVQSEIKRKWRRWMLQRFLGADTKYQQPSIGSNGNNFSTQITMLTKSSPTTRRSSACQEHLSAI comes from the exons ATGTTGGCCGACATTTCAAGAGGCATTCTCCTCATTTTGTCTTGCATATTGCTGAGACCC GTGTTTTCAATGCAAAGTCAAATGTGTGACATGATGAAGGAAATAGACAAGGAGAGGGAGGCGTGCATGGCTCAGATTGAGAACAGAACAGCAG GTTGCAATAGGACATGGGACAAGATCACCTGCTGGCCCAGTGCTGAAGTTGGACAGGTGGTCACCATCCCTTGCCCCAAATATCTCTTCTACTTCTCCAGGGACGTACATACAC GTAATCTGTCAAAGACCTGCACTGTGGATGGCTGGACCCCAATCAGCATGGACTCCTACATTATGGACTGTGGATACAATCCAAACAACACCATGGATGAAAATACG GGAGATTTCTTCAACGCTATCAAAGTGGGTTATACCATTGGTCACAGTGTGTCACTCATCTCTCTGACGGCTGCTATCATCATACTGTGCATCTTCCG GAAGCTGCACTGCACAAGAAACTACATCCACATGCATCTGTTTGTGTCCTTCATATTGAAAGCTGTGACTGTTTTCATTAAGGACGTGGTTCTGTATGATGTCGGCGAGACAGTCAATTGCCAGTCGCCA GTGGGCTGCAGGGCAGTGGTGATCTTGTTCCAGTACGGGATCATGGCGAGTTACTTCTGGCTGCTGGTGGAGGGCCTCTATCTTCACGCCCTGTTAGccgtctccttcttctctgaGAGGAAGTACTTCTGGTGGTACATCCTGATCGGCTGGG GTGCTCCAACCATCTTTATCTCTGCATGGGTTATTACAAAGGCTTATTTAAACCACCCGGG ATGCTGGGAGATAATTGATGACAGTCCTTGGTGGATCATCAAAACACCTATTTTAATCACCATACTC GTGaactttttcctcttcatttgtaTAATCCGGATTTTGCGACAGAAGATGAATTGCCCTGACATCGGAAGAAAGGAATCCAATCAGTACTC GAGACTGGCTAAATCAACGCTGTTGTTAATTCCTCTATTTGGTATTAACTACATTATTTTTGGATTCATCCCTGAACATGTCCACCCGCAAGTGAGGATGGTGTTCGATCTCATTCTGGGTTCATTTCAG GGTTTTGTTGTCGCGGTCTTGTACTGCTTTCTGAATGGAGAG GTTCAGTCAGAGATTAAGCGCAAGTGGCGCAGATGGATGCTGCAGAGGTTCCTGGGTGCTGACACTAAGTACCAGCAGCCCTCTATAGGCAGCAACGGCAACAACTTCAGCACCCAGATCACCATGTTGACCAAAAGCAGCCCTACAACCCGCCGGTCGTCTGCATGTCAGGAACACCTCTCTGCCATCTGA